Within the Deltaproteobacteria bacterium genome, the region CTAATATTTATGGCGCGTTGGCGGACCCAGCAAACTTTTCCGCAGCTTTGCCCGACTATTTAACAATTCGCACCAGTGCATCGCCTGAATTTGAATTGGGTCCAATTTTCGTTCGAGCTGATCTTGGAACAGATATCTTAATTCGTACGGGTGATGTTCCTGAAGACTCGGCTGAAGTAATGCTGCGAATCAATGCAGCGGTGGGTGTTGATCTGGGCGGGGTGCAGCTTGCAGTCGAAACAGCGAACTCATTTCTTCTGACACAGTCAGGCGTCGATCCACTTTCTGCAGTGGGCGTGACCGCGGCGTTGCCATTGGACAACGTCACCGTCTTCGGGGGCGTATCACTTCCTGTGGGTGAGGGGGCGTTAGGTGATGAACAGGCGTCGACAACGATAATCCTGAACACAGGTCTTCGCTTAAATTTCTAAGCGGCTTCGATTCCTAGCAATTCATACACAGTACGCATCAGCTCTTCGATGCTCTCCGATGCTTCATCGCTCATATTTTCAGGCTTACTCAATACTGCGTCAGCGCCTAGGTTCTTGGCGTTGATACCGATGGGTTTTCGGTTTCCTGAAATCATTCCAGACAAAATGATAATCTTTGCCCGTGTTTTGGTTCGGTAGTGTCTCAAAAAGCTCAGGCCGTCAAACTCCGGCATTTGCAAATCAAGAAGTATCATATCTGGGTCATGTTCGGCGCATTTTACAATGGCTTCTCGCCCATTCTCGGCCTCGCCGCAGACCTCTAGATTCGGGTCTCGAGTGACAAGAGTGCACAGTATTTCTCTTACCAGAGATGAATCATCAACAATCAAGACACGATGGATTGACATTGGAACTCTGTACCCCCGCTCAACGGACCCTACTCAGAGTCTAGCGCTTGTTTGGTTTCAGCACAAAGGTTTGAATCCTGGTAAATGAAATTCTCGCCGGTGATGTAGGTTACTGTAAGTCAGGATCTTGTTTTTTAAGGGCCTTCAAGGCATCTGAGTAGCCACATTCTACGATATTGCGAATACGTTCGGCCCCTTCTTTTGCGTTGAACCAGAGTACTTTTTCGTGGGGAACATCCGGCGCTATGTAGATATCGATGATGTCTCGAGTGGTGTGCTGGGTGTCATCAAAGCTGTGAAGAGTGACGCATCGGTCAATCACCTGTGCAAGGTTGGGAATATCGACATTGTAGGGGCCACGTTTGAAGAGGCTGCTAAATTTGTTGCCCAGCATCCACCACCCTGAAACGGCGTGTCCGTAGTCATACCAAAATGCGAAACCTGAACGGTCGCTTACATCTGAAGCGATGATTGTTCCATCTTGGCAATAAGGGCGAAGAAGGTCAGCGGGTAGGTTGTTGGTGACACCTCCATCTACGAGGAGTTCACCATCGATGTTGACGGGTGGTAGAATCCCGGGCAGTGATGAACTTGCACGAAACCCAAGCCAGACAGGCCCTTTGTATAAGGGAACGGTCACGCCGCGGGTAAGACTTGTGGTCACCATGATAAGCGGGATGTGCAGTTCTTCTATTCGCACATCACCAAAGAATTTACGGAAGTCTCGCTCTAGGCTTCCCCCACTAAAAAGCGAGAGAATGGGTGGTCCGAGTGTTTTAAAAAAACGTAATTTACGCAGCCAATTGAATGTTGCAAACTCTATCATCCGATCAATGATTTGAGCGGGGGTTTCACTTAGCGCACTGAGTGCTCCCACCCCGGCACCGATACTCGTACCAACGATGATATCAGGTTCGATACCTTTTTCTTTTAAGGCTTGAATAACTCCAACATGGGCAATTCCGCTGCTGCTACCTCCACTGAGGCAGAGCCCAACACCGCGTCCGGATATGAGGCGCACGAGACGGGCTAAGCTTGGGTCATGATTAAGCGCAAGGTGATGGGTAAGGGTGGTTGGACGAGGCTTGGCCCATGCTCGGATATTCTTTATCTCCTTGGGTATCTCTGGATGCAGTATCACCAGTTCTTGCCGAACGGAGTCGCTAAAGCTGGTATGCCCCAACACATCCTGTTCGAACTCGGACGCTTCAGGTGAATCATCTTGGTGAGTTACCCACAGAACGATATCGGCGCGATGTAAGAGAAGCCGAGTCCATTCAGGGTGGTTAAAACAGGCCTCGTAAAAGATGACGTCGTGAGACTCCTCTTGTTCTTCAAGCCATGTAAGTAGACGGCCGCTCCCGCTGTCCCCGATATCCATGTCGGTATAGTCCTCACCGAGTTCTTTGGAGACTGTCTGCCTGCTGATTGGAATTCCACGCTGATCTTGTTCGAGATGACGGGAGAGCTGGTTTGCCAAGCTGGCGATAGGGGAGTTGCTATGAAGCGGGACAAG harbors:
- a CDS encoding response regulator; translation: MSIHRVLIVDDSSLVREILCTLVTRDPNLEVCGEAENGREAIVKCAEHDPDMILLDLQMPEFDGLSFLRHYRTKTRAKIIILSGMISGNRKPIGINAKNLGADAVLSKPENMSDEASESIEELMRTVYELLGIEAA
- a CDS encoding response regulator translates to MRVLIAEDDIVGSKILKAQLTRWKHQVDVVGRGDEALELLEKPHDYDLAILDWELPGLDGPDICRAVRQEEQDHYLYVILLTSRSGRSDVVEAFDAGVDDFLTKPYDPDELQARLSVGQRVVERKNSLRERIALVERTSKWLYDELNKTRSEDKVATRAVLVPLHSNSPIASLANQLSRHLEQDQRGIPISRQTVSKELGEDYTDMDIGDSGSGRLLTWLEEQEESHDVIFYEACFNHPEWTRLLLHRADIVLWVTHQDDSPEASEFEQDVLGHTSFSDSVRQELVILHPEIPKEIKNIRAWAKPRPTTLTHHLALNHDPSLARLVRLISGRGVGLCLSGGSSSGIAHVGVIQALKEKGIEPDIIVGTSIGAGVGALSALSETPAQIIDRMIEFATFNWLRKLRFFKTLGPPILSLFSGGSLERDFRKFFGDVRIEELHIPLIMVTTSLTRGVTVPLYKGPVWLGFRASSSLPGILPPVNIDGELLVDGGVTNNLPADLLRPYCQDGTIIASDVSDRSGFAFWYDYGHAVSGWWMLGNKFSSLFKRGPYNVDIPNLAQVIDRCVTLHSFDDTQHTTRDIIDIYIAPDVPHEKVLWFNAKEGAERIRNIVECGYSDALKALKKQDPDLQ